In Halalkalibaculum roseum, a single window of DNA contains:
- a CDS encoding DUF2270 domain-containing protein, with protein MEEKKLAQSKAGFTGEAQTALVHFYRGEMDRMNTWRKRLDVTTNWAIITTAAFISFGFGSPQISHFVFILATIFVFIFLFIEARRYKYYDLWRWRVALVNENYFGPLLSGYKPVMSDWRDQLGSDLQHSRFKITFGEAFGRRLRRNYSWIFLILGGCWITKISIHPEPIVSVYDIVARAAIYDLVSGWVVILIGVLFNLGLIVFALLTLRDRNEEVKIYPSKRSKVKLSNL; from the coding sequence ATGGAAGAAAAAAAGTTAGCCCAATCAAAAGCCGGGTTCACCGGTGAGGCTCAAACTGCCTTGGTTCATTTCTATCGGGGTGAGATGGATCGCATGAATACCTGGCGCAAGCGACTCGATGTGACCACAAACTGGGCCATCATTACAACGGCTGCCTTCATCTCTTTTGGTTTCGGGAGTCCGCAGATATCGCATTTCGTATTCATACTGGCTACAATATTTGTGTTCATCTTTCTCTTTATCGAAGCTCGAAGATATAAGTACTATGACTTATGGCGCTGGAGGGTAGCCCTTGTGAATGAGAATTATTTTGGTCCTTTGCTATCCGGTTATAAACCTGTTATGAGTGATTGGCGGGATCAGCTGGGGAGTGATCTTCAACATTCGCGATTTAAAATTACCTTCGGCGAGGCGTTCGGTCGCAGGCTTCGTCGCAATTACAGCTGGATCTTTTTAATTTTGGGGGGTTGCTGGATCACCAAAATTTCTATTCACCCGGAACCAATCGTGTCTGTTTATGACATCGTAGCTCGTGCTGCTATTTATGACCTGGTTTCCGGCTGGGTTGTAATTTTGATAGGAGTTCTTTTTAACCTGGGGCTTATAGTATTTGCACTGCTTACTCTACGGGATCGTAATGAGGAGGTGAAAATTTACCCTTCTAAACGCAGCAAAGTTAAATTGTCTAATTTGTAG